From Xanthocytophaga agilis, one genomic window encodes:
- a CDS encoding PadR family transcriptional regulator: MTRTYLGEFEEVVLLTIAVLPEPSYGAIITQEIERQTGRSVDFSTVHTTLKRLEEKGFLSSWMGGATAQRGGRRKRYFAITLAGYRALEDIQQLRNRYWSLIPKNLQLKGI, encoded by the coding sequence ATGACACGAACCTATTTGGGAGAATTTGAGGAAGTAGTGCTGCTAACCATAGCCGTCCTACCCGAGCCGTCCTACGGGGCTATCATCACTCAGGAAATAGAAAGACAGACCGGGCGAAGTGTCGACTTCAGCACCGTGCACACCACCCTGAAGAGATTGGAAGAAAAGGGCTTTCTTTCCTCCTGGATGGGAGGGGCCACCGCCCAAAGGGGTGGGCGGAGGAAACGCTACTTTGCCATCACTCTGGCCGGTTACCGCGCCCTGGAAGATATTCAGCAGTTGCGTAACCGGTACTGGTCGCTGATTCCGAAAAACCTCCAGCTTAAAGGCATATGA
- a CDS encoding VOC family protein, with the protein MENLFVKGLTGVIMSSAQPERLARFYKNVLGIPLVLNRHGNMPEHWECDYNGIHYAVLKGKENKQPNETIVLSFVVDDIESFVATHDIKLLHPIMDLGEGAYIASFTDPDGNILRFWMNKDQ; encoded by the coding sequence ATGGAAAATTTATTCGTAAAGGGATTGACAGGAGTCATCATGTCATCTGCTCAGCCGGAACGGTTGGCAAGATTTTATAAAAACGTGTTAGGTATACCTTTAGTACTTAACCGTCATGGTAACATGCCGGAACATTGGGAATGTGATTATAATGGTATTCACTACGCGGTGCTTAAAGGAAAAGAGAATAAGCAGCCAAACGAGACAATCGTACTCTCTTTTGTGGTAGACGATATAGAAAGTTTTGTCGCCACCCACGATATTAAGCTACTCCATCCTATTATGGATTTGGGAGAAGGGGCTTATATTGCCAGCTTTACCGATCCGGATGGCAACATCCTACGCTTTTGGATGAATAAGGATCAATAA